AAAGCTTCTTCTCTGCTCAAACGTATCACGTCATTTACTCTGTTAGAAAAATTTCCTTCCATTCTTTTGCCATTGATTTTTGTGAATTAATTAATCAGATTGACGTTGGATTTATCATTATATTTGTTTTAATTTAGTTATACTTAAAGTTGATGAAGATTAAATATATTTAGCCCAAAATAACAAATAGTATAATTTGAGTTAGAATAACTTTCTTTGATAAACAAAATCTTCTGTCAGAAATACAACTAAATTAATACTATCCAATTGTCATAATGATAATTTCCTTACTACTAACTAATACTTAATTCAGATTGCTAAAATTATTTAATTATGCCCATACCGCCGTCAACACTTATAATCTGTCCGGTAACCCATTTAGATTTTTCAGTTATAAGGAAGGCGACTGCTTCAGCAATATCCTTAGGCTGTCCAATCATATTCATAGGGTTATTTTTTGCGAGATTTGCTTTTTTCTCGTCAGTGCTAAGGAGTTTTGCTGAAAGTGGTGTATCTGTAAGCGAAGGAGCTACACCATTGAATCTGATTTTGCCGGCATACTCTGCTGCAAGTGAGCGAATTAGACTTTCGAGAGCTCCTTTAGCAGATGAAATTGAAGAGTGAAAGCTCATTCCGGTTTTGACTGCAACAGTACTTATACCGACAACAGA
This window of the Ignavibacteriota bacterium genome carries:
- a CDS encoding SDR family oxidoreductase, whose protein sequence is MDKKVLVLVGANSAIGKEVAEILKNDYDIITLSRSDNPIAFAKEHINWSAETTDTIKLSEVIDGLVYLPGTINLRPFNRIKDEEFLNDININFLGAVRIIRQALPGLLKSPIASVVGISTVAVKTGMSFHSSISSAKGALESLIRSLAAEYAGKIRFNGVAPSLTDTPLSAKLLSTDEKKANLAKNNPMNMIGQPKDIAEAVAFLITEKSKWVTGQIISVDGGMGIIK